A window of the Terriglobia bacterium genome harbors these coding sequences:
- the dnaN gene encoding DNA polymerase III subunit beta, with the protein MEFSVEKSLLLKELNLTQGVVERKTTIPILSNLLLEAADSSLRISATDLELGVCCGCSAKIKKPGSGTIPAKRLFEIVRSLPEKDVKLKLLENHWVQVTCDRASFKLVGMAKDNYPTLPSLPDSLVSLPAHVLSTMIKRTIFSISSEESRYTLNGALLILKPDNVAMVATDGHRLALIERDMEVDGLKNELRILIPKKAMAELQRLLAEAEEDAKVGLSKDDSHLYFSMGHRVLISRMLTGQFPNYEAVLPRENKLVIEIDKGALSTAISRVALLADQRSRAVRMKLADGQMEISSSSGEFGEAHEVLEVGYEGEPMQVGFNYEYLLDFLNVVDEEGKVRLELKDEQSAGQMRSGEEKNFRYRYVVMPMRV; encoded by the coding sequence ATGGAATTCTCAGTAGAAAAGAGCCTCCTCCTGAAAGAACTGAACCTGACCCAGGGTGTTGTTGAGAGAAAGACCACCATTCCAATTCTTTCAAATCTTCTTCTGGAAGCGGCGGATTCTTCCCTTCGAATCAGCGCCACTGACCTGGAGCTTGGCGTTTGCTGTGGTTGTTCGGCCAAGATCAAAAAACCAGGATCGGGAACGATTCCGGCGAAGCGATTGTTTGAAATCGTACGGTCCCTGCCGGAAAAGGATGTGAAGCTCAAGCTTCTTGAAAATCACTGGGTGCAGGTAACCTGCGATCGCGCGTCATTCAAGCTGGTGGGAATGGCGAAGGACAATTATCCCACTCTGCCTTCGCTTCCGGATTCTCTGGTTTCACTGCCGGCCCATGTGCTTTCTACGATGATCAAGCGGACAATCTTTTCCATTTCGAGCGAAGAGTCGCGCTATACACTGAATGGCGCTCTGCTGATCCTGAAGCCGGACAACGTGGCCATGGTGGCGACCGACGGGCATCGGCTGGCGCTGATTGAGCGTGACATGGAAGTGGATGGACTGAAGAATGAGCTTCGGATACTGATTCCCAAAAAAGCGATGGCGGAGCTGCAAAGACTGCTGGCTGAAGCCGAAGAGGATGCAAAAGTCGGGCTGTCGAAAGACGACAGCCATCTCTACTTTTCAATGGGACACCGCGTGCTGATTTCCCGGATGCTGACCGGGCAGTTTCCCAATTACGAGGCCGTGCTGCCGCGGGAAAACAAGCTGGTGATTGAGATTGACAAGGGCGCGCTGTCCACAGCCATCAGCCGCGTGGCGCTGCTGGCTGACCAGCGATCGAGGGCCGTCCGGATGAAGCTTGCTGACGGGCAGATGGAAATCTCTTCCTCCAGCGGTGAATTTGGCGAGGCCCATGAAGTGCTGGAGGTGGGATACGAAGGCGAGCCCATGCAGGTTGGTTTTAACTATGAGTATCTGCTGGATTTTCTGAACGTCGTTGACGAGGAGGGAAAAGTCCGGCTGGAATTGAAAGACGAGCAGAGCGCGGGCCAGATGCGCTCTGGAGAAGAAAAAAACTTTCGATACCGGTACGTCGTGATGCCGATGAGGGTATGA
- a CDS encoding ATP-binding protein yields the protein MTPYELLGRLPGFVERLRAAPPVHVERGILEVKGWCESRNQLEKEAADAAVCLANAEGGIVLLGLDPERLIEEAAPCPHENVTPEWLQESVRSHSHPAVECAACRLGEAVPATPAAAQQCVVLLVPRRAIAGMHRTDQGVCLIRRGGRCEVDHLASQEDYTSVLLDGAGIESLSEESLDWAFTNQVVRPRQPQRWRESGRSIEDLLVDFNLVSPRGTGPALTLAAALLFGAREFLSRVSGSAFLRVTVNGSGSASPEPYTTHIQQNIADTFRDLWTCRGDITALTASSLPERCLRELMVNALLHRSYRSSEPVNVRITPDHLLEIQNPGGFLRNLGPRNLINASPVHRNPLLTEAASLLGFCEKSGSGIDIVYQEAVASGHDFPYFDGNPEAFTALVPLETDANFAQFIRYRGTEFTRLESLLVLKHLHRTPQADVGQLARVIERPIEFTESLLQELSRRLVIQEDHARFSLSGPLRDEIDYPADRDQGNLF from the coding sequence ATGACACCCTACGAACTGCTTGGGCGCCTCCCGGGCTTCGTGGAGCGTTTGCGTGCTGCTCCGCCCGTCCATGTGGAGAGAGGTATTCTTGAGGTCAAAGGGTGGTGCGAGAGCAGGAACCAGCTTGAGAAAGAGGCCGCCGATGCCGCCGTCTGTCTGGCCAATGCGGAAGGCGGAATTGTCCTGCTAGGCCTTGATCCGGAACGCCTGATCGAAGAGGCGGCGCCGTGCCCGCACGAAAATGTCACCCCGGAGTGGTTGCAGGAGTCGGTTCGAAGCCACAGCCATCCTGCAGTGGAATGCGCCGCCTGCCGGCTGGGTGAAGCAGTGCCGGCCACGCCGGCTGCCGCGCAACAGTGCGTTGTCCTGCTCGTGCCCAGAAGGGCCATCGCCGGCATGCACCGGACCGATCAGGGCGTATGCCTCATCCGGCGCGGCGGCCGCTGCGAGGTGGACCATCTGGCATCCCAGGAAGACTACACCAGCGTTCTGCTGGACGGCGCAGGCATCGAGAGCCTTTCAGAGGAATCACTCGACTGGGCTTTTACCAACCAGGTCGTGCGCCCGCGGCAGCCGCAGCGCTGGCGGGAATCCGGGCGCTCCATTGAAGACCTGCTGGTGGATTTCAATCTTGTCAGCCCGCGCGGAACAGGCCCCGCGCTTACGCTGGCGGCGGCGCTGCTGTTCGGCGCCAGGGAGTTCCTGTCCCGAGTGTCGGGATCCGCATTTCTGCGGGTCACTGTCAATGGCTCAGGCAGCGCTTCTCCAGAGCCGTACACCACCCACATCCAGCAGAACATTGCCGACACTTTCCGGGATTTGTGGACGTGCCGGGGAGACATTACGGCCCTCACGGCATCGTCACTTCCCGAAAGGTGCCTGCGCGAACTGATGGTGAACGCGCTGCTCCACCGCTCCTATCGCTCTTCGGAGCCCGTCAACGTACGAATCACGCCCGACCATCTGCTCGAAATTCAGAACCCCGGTGGCTTTCTCCGCAACCTCGGCCCTCGAAACCTCATCAACGCCAGCCCTGTGCACCGAAACCCCTTGCTGACCGAGGCGGCGTCCCTGCTCGGCTTCTGTGAGAAGAGCGGCAGCGGAATTGACATCGTCTACCAGGAGGCCGTGGCCTCCGGGCACGACTTCCCCTATTTCGACGGCAATCCCGAAGCATTCACCGCCCTGGTTCCGCTCGAGACAGACGCCAACTTCGCCCAATTCATCCGCTACCGGGGAACAGAATTCACGCGGCTCGAAAGCCTGCTGGTCCTCAAACACCTGCACAGAACGCCCCAGGCGGACGTCGGCCAACTGGCGCGCGTCATCGAGCGGCCGATAGAATTCACCGAAAGCCTGCTCCAGGAGCTTTCAAGACGGCTCGTCATCCAGGAAGACCACGCCCGCTTCAGCCTCAGCGGCCCCCTGCGCGACGAAATCGATTATCCCGCCGACCGCGACCAGGGAAATTTGTTTTAG
- a CDS encoding protein kinase: MQPERWQEIDRLFHAALRREKNERHAFLASACAGNKDLRREVESLLEVDEQAGSFLETPAIEEAAEALARAESESHHSDDLQLAGSTVYHYHILKKLGGGGMGIVYEAEDTQLGRRVALKFLPIDAAADARSLERFHREARAASALGHPNICTVYDIGEHDGRPFIAMELIEGQTIAEVVRRGPLATEEAVGISRQIAEALVEAHERNIIHRDLKPANVMVTAKGRVKVLDFGLAKWVRPVEADASTEESLSQTRPGAIMGTIPYMAPEQLRGEAVDRRTDLYALGVILYEMATGVRPFPEEDTTRLIVAILTQAPRAPRELNPRITPQLEAVILRALAKEQEKRYQTAQELLADLGYSNKVASLAAAPSEAWWRPTSSRRRATLILTAGTVTAALAAILFLAVPALQRHLKLSSSSWSLPNQKQLAVLPFSVRGGMPDDNAFSRGLAETVAAKLTELSPDRSLQVVPVGDLSARHVETATEAQKAFGVNLVLTGSFERVGDRVRISYALVDPSSIRQLRAETLTLAASDPFGIEDRVVQGTAAMLRLDVPPAARQSVELHGTKVAGAFEEYLKGLGYLQNYERAENIDKAVDSFQSALNVDSAYTLAHAGLGQAYWLKYTATADTGWVDKAQESCGHAVTLDSKLPASHLCLGILESGTGRYAQAAGQFQKVLEAEPTNTSAYQGLADAQYHLKRTSEAEATYQRAISMRPNYWAPYNWLGVLYFNTGQSEKAAVMFKKVNDLAPGNHVGLYNLGAAYYVLGKWPEAEEVLKKSIANHPSEVAYSNLGTLQYSEGHFGQSAGYLEKAVQLNPKDAMLWGNLADAYKWSSHGRVKAVTAYQRAAALTRDGLRVNPKSYDKLGELATYEAQSSNFKQAMHDLRRALSFAPKDVQLMYNAALVYRLAGQRARALEYLRRAIRSGYPVQAIRSDPEWSALKVDPEFQELVQTESH, from the coding sequence ATGCAACCTGAACGCTGGCAGGAGATCGACAGGCTCTTCCACGCGGCGCTGCGGCGCGAGAAGAACGAGCGGCACGCCTTTTTAGCGAGCGCCTGCGCGGGGAACAAAGACCTGCGCCGGGAAGTGGAATCACTGCTGGAGGTGGATGAACAGGCGGGAAGCTTCCTCGAGACTCCGGCCATCGAAGAGGCTGCCGAGGCCCTGGCAAGGGCAGAGTCTGAATCGCACCACAGTGATGATTTGCAACTGGCAGGTAGCACGGTTTACCACTACCACATTCTGAAAAAACTGGGCGGAGGCGGGATGGGAATCGTCTACGAAGCCGAAGACACCCAACTCGGCCGTCGTGTCGCCCTCAAGTTCCTGCCGATCGACGCCGCAGCGGATGCAAGATCGCTCGAGCGCTTTCACCGCGAGGCGCGCGCGGCTTCGGCACTGGGCCATCCCAACATCTGCACGGTATACGATATCGGTGAACACGACGGCCGGCCCTTCATCGCCATGGAGCTGATCGAGGGGCAAACCATCGCGGAGGTGGTGAGGCGTGGACCTTTGGCGACTGAGGAAGCAGTGGGAATTTCCCGTCAGATTGCTGAAGCCCTCGTAGAAGCTCACGAACGCAACATCATCCATCGTGACCTGAAGCCGGCCAATGTTATGGTGACTGCAAAGGGCCGGGTCAAGGTGCTGGACTTCGGACTGGCAAAGTGGGTGCGGCCTGTCGAAGCAGACGCATCCACCGAGGAAAGCCTCTCGCAGACTCGGCCGGGCGCCATCATGGGCACGATTCCATACATGGCGCCGGAGCAATTGCGCGGGGAAGCGGTAGACAGACGCACCGACTTGTATGCTCTGGGAGTAATTCTTTATGAAATGGCGACGGGCGTGCGTCCGTTCCCTGAAGAGGATACAACCCGGTTGATCGTAGCCATTTTGACACAGGCGCCTCGCGCGCCGCGTGAACTGAACCCCCGGATTACCCCACAATTGGAAGCAGTCATCCTTAGGGCGCTTGCTAAAGAACAGGAGAAGAGGTACCAAACTGCGCAGGAATTGCTTGCAGATCTTGGCTATTCAAATAAGGTCGCGAGCCTTGCGGCGGCGCCGAGCGAAGCCTGGTGGCGTCCGACCTCATCGCGCCGGCGGGCGACACTTATTCTCACTGCGGGAACCGTCACTGCCGCATTAGCAGCGATACTTTTTCTTGCGGTCCCGGCCTTGCAACGCCACCTCAAACTGTCATCGTCTTCCTGGAGTCTTCCCAACCAAAAGCAACTTGCCGTCCTGCCTTTCTCCGTTCGTGGCGGGATGCCGGATGACAACGCATTCAGCCGTGGCCTTGCTGAGACAGTGGCCGCGAAGCTCACGGAGCTTTCACCCGATCGCTCGCTCCAGGTGGTTCCGGTTGGCGACCTCTCAGCGCGACACGTCGAGACCGCGACGGAAGCGCAAAAAGCCTTCGGGGTGAACCTCGTTCTCACCGGGAGTTTCGAGCGGGTGGGCGACCGAGTTCGCATCTCGTATGCGCTCGTTGATCCCTCCTCAATACGCCAGTTGCGGGCTGAGACCCTCACCCTTGCCGCCTCAGATCCGTTCGGCATCGAGGACCGCGTCGTGCAGGGTACAGCCGCAATGCTTCGGCTGGACGTTCCGCCCGCCGCGCGCCAGTCTGTCGAATTGCATGGCACAAAGGTGGCCGGCGCGTTTGAGGAATACCTCAAGGGGCTTGGCTATCTGCAGAACTACGAAAGGGCCGAAAACATAGACAAAGCCGTAGATTCTTTTCAATCCGCGCTCAACGTTGACAGTGCTTACACTCTCGCCCATGCGGGACTCGGGCAGGCCTACTGGCTGAAATACACTGCAACGGCAGACACCGGCTGGGTGGATAAGGCGCAGGAATCGTGCGGCCACGCCGTCACACTTGACTCAAAGCTCCCTGCCTCACACCTTTGCCTTGGCATTCTCGAAAGCGGTACCGGCAGATATGCTCAAGCGGCCGGCCAATTCCAAAAGGTGCTCGAAGCCGAGCCGACCAACACATCTGCCTATCAGGGCCTGGCTGACGCTCAATACCACCTGAAGAGGACCAGCGAGGCTGAAGCGACCTACCAGCGCGCCATCAGCATGCGGCCCAATTACTGGGCCCCCTATAACTGGCTGGGAGTGCTCTATTTCAATACCGGCCAATCAGAGAAGGCCGCGGTGATGTTCAAAAAAGTGAACGATCTCGCGCCAGGCAACCACGTTGGCTTATACAACCTGGGTGCGGCGTACTATGTGCTCGGAAAATGGCCCGAAGCGGAAGAAGTACTCAAGAAATCCATCGCCAACCATCCCAGCGAAGTGGCGTATTCAAATCTCGGCACACTGCAATACTCTGAGGGGCACTTCGGGCAATCGGCCGGGTATTTGGAGAAGGCCGTCCAGCTCAACCCAAAGGACGCGATGCTATGGGGCAACCTGGCCGACGCTTACAAGTGGTCATCCCATGGCCGGGTCAAGGCCGTCACCGCTTATCAGAGAGCTGCTGCCCTTACACGAGACGGCCTGCGTGTGAATCCCAAGTCTTACGACAAGCTGGGGGAATTAGCAACCTATGAAGCCCAAAGCTCGAACTTTAAACAGGCAATGCATGACCTGCGACGGGCCCTTTCGTTTGCGCCAAAAGATGTTCAACTAATGTACAACGCTGCGCTTGTTTACCGCTTGGCAGGTCAGCGGGCCAGGGCTCTCGAATACCTCCGGCGCGCCATCAGAAGCGGATATCCTGTCCAAGCGATCCGTTCTGACCCTGAATGGAGCGCGCTGAAAGTTGATCCGGAATTTCAAGAACTTGTCCAAACCGAGTCGCATTAG
- the dnaA gene encoding chromosomal replication initiator protein DnaA has protein sequence MNAWQEVLNYLKTKVNPQSYQTWLKPTRYSHSEAETLVIRVPNQEFQEWIQDHYNSIIQDALEKLRLGFSGVRYEMEILPEKKSSGNGETKLRQAMLDFESVDHQLNARYTFETFVVGSCNQFANAAARAVAETPAKAYNPLYLYGGVGLGKTHLMQAVGHVIKQRQREMRLAYVSSEAFTNDVINSLRYDRMVSFRDKYRNVDVLLMDDIQFIAGKERTQEEFFHTFNTLYEAQKQVVISSDQPPKDIAGLEERLRSRFAWGLTADLQPPDTETKRAILDKKSEEQGVKLPEAVGEFIATRIKTSIRDLEGALTRLIAYSSLTGAEISLPMAQQVLKSIIDLDQRRVSIEHIQRLVCQEYGLSLTQLKARDNSHAVAFPRQVAMYLAKELTPASLPQIGREFGGKHHTTVLHSIQKIDLLRKTDRDLNRILNRLRDTLS, from the coding sequence ATGAATGCCTGGCAAGAAGTTCTGAATTACCTGAAGACGAAGGTAAACCCTCAAAGCTACCAGACCTGGCTGAAGCCCACGCGGTACAGCCATTCTGAGGCGGAAACTCTGGTAATCCGCGTTCCCAACCAGGAATTTCAGGAATGGATACAGGACCACTACAACTCGATAATTCAGGATGCGCTCGAAAAGCTCCGGCTGGGATTCAGCGGGGTCCGGTATGAGATGGAGATCCTGCCGGAAAAGAAGTCTTCGGGAAATGGGGAGACAAAACTCAGGCAGGCCATGCTTGACTTCGAGTCAGTCGATCATCAGTTGAATGCGCGGTACACGTTCGAAACCTTCGTGGTGGGTTCCTGCAATCAGTTCGCGAACGCCGCTGCCCGGGCCGTAGCGGAAACTCCAGCCAAGGCTTACAACCCGCTTTACCTGTACGGAGGCGTGGGACTGGGGAAGACGCACCTGATGCAGGCTGTCGGGCATGTGATCAAGCAGCGCCAGAGGGAGATGCGCCTGGCCTATGTCTCCTCGGAGGCTTTCACCAACGATGTCATCAACTCCCTGCGGTACGATCGGATGGTCTCTTTCCGCGACAAGTACAGAAACGTTGATGTCCTGTTGATGGACGACATCCAGTTCATCGCCGGGAAGGAACGCACGCAAGAAGAGTTTTTCCATACGTTTAACACTCTCTACGAGGCCCAGAAGCAGGTGGTGATCTCGAGCGACCAGCCGCCGAAGGATATTGCAGGGCTTGAAGAACGGTTGCGCTCGCGCTTTGCGTGGGGTTTGACGGCAGACCTGCAACCTCCTGATACGGAGACCAAGCGCGCGATTCTGGATAAAAAGAGCGAGGAGCAGGGCGTTAAACTGCCGGAGGCGGTCGGCGAATTCATCGCCACGCGAATCAAAACCAGCATCCGGGACCTGGAAGGAGCATTGACGCGTTTGATTGCATACTCGTCGCTGACGGGCGCTGAAATCTCACTGCCCATGGCCCAGCAGGTATTGAAAAGCATCATCGATCTGGACCAGCGGCGCGTCTCAATCGAGCACATTCAGCGCCTGGTATGCCAGGAATACGGACTCTCGCTGACGCAATTGAAGGCCAGGGACAACAGCCACGCGGTTGCTTTCCCGCGTCAGGTGGCCATGTATCTTGCAAAAGAATTGACACCCGCCTCTCTGCCTCAGATCGGCAGGGAGTTTGGCGGAAAACATCACACGACCGTGCTGCATTCAATACAGAAAATTGACCTGTTGAGGAAGACTGACAGAGATTTGAACAGAATCCTCAACAGGCTTCGGGACACATTGAGTTAG
- the gyrB gene encoding DNA topoisomerase (ATP-hydrolyzing) subunit B — MSNTKQVLEQETNTYDAGSIKVLRDLDAVRKRPAMYIGSTGPTGLHHLVWEVVDNAVDEALAGECDRVEVTVQSDNSVTVVDNGRGIPVDLHKEEGKSAAEVVMTVLHAGGKFDTKSYKVSGGLHGVGVSVVNALSESLELEIWRDGYTWEQSYAFGKPTSSLKQAGKTTRRGTKIRFLPDATIFTSIEFNHDTLAQRLRELSFLNRGLTIVLKDERLSKETEFRYNGGIAEFVKHLNKNKETLHPVPIFAEADKDDMHVEFALQYNDGYAENVFTFANNINTVDGGTHLSGFRSGLTRAINQFGQNQNLFKDVKDNLSGEDVREGLVAVISVQLPQPQFEGQTKGKLNSDIQSAVGSFVYEKLMETFEKNPTVGRKVCAKAIDAARAREAARKARELTRRKGALDSGGLPGKLADCQEKDPERCEIFVVEGDSAGGSAKMGRDRRYQAILPLRGKILNVEKARFDKMLGHEEIRALITALGTGIGKDDFDITKLRYSKVIIMTDADIDGSHIRTLLLTFFYRQMPELVERGHVYIAQPPLYLIKKGKSVKYIHDEKEFRREVLRRATEDHAVEAGEGKDKVRLQGGELTNFLMALGEYIELFDKLEKKMADPRPVDALLRVEFAKKAEFENQEKLKQVANDLKAEGFKPEIKLDEEHNLYTLAFSSENLSERVINWELVSSADYKRLLDLHRRVHANDKPPFLVSTNGSQLTIEDRKELLEHIMTLGKKAFTVQRFKGLGEMNPDQLWETTMDAEQRTMLQVKVEDRTEAENIFTILMGDAVVPRREFIEQNALDVKNLDI, encoded by the coding sequence TTGAGTAACACTAAACAGGTGCTTGAGCAGGAAACGAACACATATGATGCAGGGAGCATCAAGGTCCTTCGGGACCTTGACGCGGTCCGTAAGCGGCCAGCCATGTATATCGGATCCACCGGGCCGACCGGGCTGCATCATCTGGTGTGGGAGGTTGTTGACAACGCTGTGGACGAGGCGCTGGCAGGGGAATGCGACCGGGTTGAAGTCACCGTGCAGAGCGACAATTCCGTGACGGTTGTTGACAACGGGCGCGGAATTCCCGTTGACCTGCACAAGGAAGAGGGGAAATCTGCGGCTGAAGTTGTGATGACCGTCCTGCACGCCGGCGGGAAATTTGATACCAAGAGTTATAAGGTTTCCGGCGGCTTGCACGGCGTGGGAGTTTCTGTGGTGAACGCTCTCTCCGAATCGTTGGAACTGGAAATCTGGCGCGACGGCTACACCTGGGAGCAGTCCTACGCGTTCGGCAAACCCACCAGCAGCCTGAAGCAGGCCGGAAAGACGACGCGGCGCGGGACAAAAATAAGGTTCCTGCCGGACGCTACGATTTTTACTTCCATCGAGTTCAATCACGACACCCTGGCCCAGCGGCTGCGGGAGCTTTCGTTCCTGAATAGAGGCCTTACGATCGTACTGAAGGATGAGCGTCTCAGCAAAGAGACAGAATTCCGTTACAACGGCGGAATCGCGGAATTCGTCAAGCATCTGAACAAAAACAAGGAAACCCTGCATCCCGTGCCCATCTTTGCGGAGGCCGACAAGGACGACATGCACGTCGAGTTTGCGCTGCAGTATAACGACGGTTACGCGGAAAATGTCTTCACCTTCGCCAATAACATCAATACCGTGGACGGCGGCACTCATCTTTCGGGATTCCGTTCGGGTCTCACCCGGGCCATCAATCAGTTCGGGCAGAACCAAAACCTCTTCAAGGACGTCAAAGACAACCTCTCAGGCGAGGATGTGCGCGAGGGCCTGGTGGCAGTTATCAGCGTCCAACTGCCGCAGCCGCAGTTTGAAGGCCAGACCAAGGGCAAGCTGAACAGCGACATCCAGAGCGCGGTGGGAAGCTTCGTCTATGAGAAGCTGATGGAAACCTTTGAGAAGAACCCTACCGTGGGCCGCAAGGTCTGCGCCAAGGCGATTGATGCCGCGCGCGCCCGCGAGGCGGCTCGAAAGGCCCGCGAACTTACACGCCGCAAGGGAGCACTTGATTCCGGCGGCCTGCCCGGCAAGCTGGCTGACTGCCAGGAGAAAGACCCGGAGCGTTGCGAGATTTTCGTGGTTGAGGGTGATTCGGCCGGCGGCTCGGCCAAGATGGGGCGCGACCGCCGTTATCAGGCCATCCTGCCGCTGCGGGGCAAAATCCTGAACGTGGAGAAGGCGCGGTTTGACAAGATGCTGGGGCATGAGGAAATTCGCGCCCTGATCACGGCGCTTGGCACCGGCATCGGCAAGGATGATTTTGACATCACCAAGCTGCGCTATTCAAAAGTGATCATCATGACCGACGCCGACATCGACGGCTCGCACATCCGCACCCTTCTGCTCACCTTCTTTTACCGCCAGATGCCCGAACTGGTTGAACGCGGCCATGTCTACATTGCGCAGCCTCCCCTCTACCTGATCAAGAAAGGCAAGAGCGTGAAGTACATCCACGACGAAAAGGAATTCCGGCGCGAGGTGCTGCGGCGCGCCACGGAAGACCACGCGGTCGAGGCCGGCGAGGGCAAGGACAAGGTGCGCCTGCAGGGTGGGGAATTGACGAACTTCCTGATGGCGCTTGGCGAGTACATCGAGCTCTTTGACAAGCTGGAAAAAAAGATGGCCGACCCGCGGCCCGTTGATGCCCTGCTCCGCGTGGAGTTCGCAAAGAAGGCCGAATTCGAAAACCAGGAAAAACTGAAGCAGGTGGCAAACGACCTGAAGGCGGAAGGATTCAAGCCGGAGATTAAGCTCGACGAAGAGCACAACCTCTATACGCTGGCCTTTTCCAGTGAGAACCTGAGCGAGCGTGTCATCAATTGGGAATTGGTTTCGAGCGCCGACTACAAACGGTTGCTCGACCTGCACCGGCGCGTCCACGCCAATGACAAGCCGCCCTTCCTGGTTTCAACCAACGGAAGCCAGTTGACCATCGAGGACCGCAAGGAACTGCTGGAGCACATCATGACGCTCGGTAAAAAAGCCTTCACCGTACAGCGGTTCAAGGGCCTGGGAGAAATGAATCCCGACCAGCTCTGGGAAACCACCATGGACGCCGAGCAGAGGACCATGCTTCAGGTGAAGGTCGAAGACCGGACCGAGGCAGAAAATATCTTTACCATCCTGATGGGTGACGCTGTGGTCCCCCGCCGCGAATTCATCGAACAAAACGCCCTCGATGTGAAGAATTTGGATATTTAG
- a CDS encoding TIGR04255 family protein: MTEVFPKAPITEALIDVRTQLPQDVSLDKLEALHDWVRVEYPEKQKRTMWEGLFELKNEKDPLTTSRHQLVGYLFRSADGTQAVQFRLDGFTFSRLRPYTRWEQVFSEAKRLWDIYRVHAKPVRVNRLATRYINSIEIPFKKFDYDDYFTMAPKMPNGLPQVLTHFFTRVVVPFPEEGVTAIIAQTPSEKPDPIKSSVILDIDVFKEVSLSPEDAKIDEILAILRKVKNAIFFGSITPKTKELFR, translated from the coding sequence ATGACTGAAGTCTTCCCTAAGGCACCAATCACCGAAGCGCTCATCGACGTCAGAACCCAACTTCCTCAGGATGTTTCACTAGATAAACTAGAGGCACTGCATGACTGGGTCAGGGTTGAATATCCCGAAAAGCAAAAACGCACAATGTGGGAGGGTCTTTTTGAGCTAAAGAACGAGAAGGATCCCCTTACTACGTCTCGACATCAGCTTGTCGGCTATTTGTTCAGGAGCGCGGATGGGACCCAGGCAGTCCAGTTTCGCCTTGATGGTTTCACTTTTAGTCGGCTTCGACCATACACTCGATGGGAACAAGTGTTTAGTGAGGCAAAAAGGCTTTGGGACATCTACAGAGTCCACGCGAAGCCTGTTCGTGTGAATCGACTTGCTACGCGGTACATAAATTCCATTGAGATTCCATTTAAGAAATTCGACTATGATGACTACTTCACAATGGCTCCCAAAATGCCTAATGGCCTACCGCAGGTGCTCACACACTTCTTCACGCGTGTCGTGGTGCCCTTCCCCGAAGAGGGAGTTACTGCGATAATCGCCCAAACCCCGTCCGAGAAGCCCGACCCGATCAAGTCGTCTGTTATTCTCGATATAGATGTCTTTAAGGAGGTAAGTCTCTCGCCGGAAGATGCAAAGATCGATGAGATACTTGCTATACTGAGGAAGGTCAAGAATGCGATTTTCTTTGGAAGTATAACCCCCAAGACTAAGGAGCTCTTTCGATGA